A window of Thunnus thynnus chromosome 17, fThuThy2.1, whole genome shotgun sequence contains these coding sequences:
- the dxo gene encoding decapping and exoribonuclease protein, producing the protein MDHHRSYNPSSSYHNQSAYKRKRDDAERNHYGNKYFRPNHHHQHHHQSGPPSRQNPISSQALSTRRELYEKDFPVYKQPVEVGCFSLDSERRFFNDSRQMRYYVEPDRNPNFDLRDGYKDRFIKRDDSVKEKLDHILRWILANRSKLTSRTTMASSCALDLDFVTWRGHLTKLLTTPYETREGWLLAVTRFGGTLYISEVETEAARRERDNRTERHEEMMYWGYKFEQYACTDNVQSSPDPSGVVNTNEAFCTVVQTRLADHKLLFSGEVDCRDKDPNAPAPPACYVELKTSAEICTPKQRSNLHRFKLLKWWAQSFLPGVPRVVAGFRDHDGVVVSVETFHISKISHLIKNEYNCWKPTVCMNFCCDFLSFVKRVATEDNPGMVYLFSWEPHRDVTYSVHRDSQYSFLPHWYVEEMTSSQDSHRQS; encoded by the exons ATGGACCACCACAGATCCTACAATCCCAGCTCCAGTTACCACAACCAGTCAGCatacaagagaaagagagatgacgCTGAAAGAAATCACTATGGAAATAAATACTTCAGAccaaaccaccaccaccaacaccaccatcaGTCTGGACCACCCTCTAGGCAAAACCCAATCAGCTCTCAGGCTTTGAGCACCAGAAGGGAGCTGTATGAAAAAGACTTTCCTGTGTACAAACAGCCTGTGGAAGTGGGATGCTTTTCCCTCGACTCTGAGCGAAGATTCTTCAATGACAGCAGGCAGATGAGATACTATGTGGAACCTGACAGAAATCCTAATTTTGACCTGAGGGATGGATACAAGGATCGCTTTATAAAGAGAGACGACAGTGTGAAGGAGAAGCTGGACCACATCCTGCGGTGGATCTTGGCCAACAGATCAAAGCTCACGTCAAGGACGACCATGGCCTCATCATG TGCTTTAGATCTTGACTTTGTGACATGGCGTGGTCATCTGACCAAGCTGCTGACCACTCCCTACGAGACACGGGAGGGCTGGTTGCTGGCGGTCACCAGGTTCGGGGGAACGCTTTACATCAGCGAAGTTGAAACAGAAGCTGCTCGAAGGGAACGAGACAACCGCACTGAAAGGCATGAAGAGATGATGTATTGGGGATACAAGTTTGAGCAGTATGCATGCACAG ATAACGTCCAGAGTTCACCTGACCCGAGCGGAGTGGTTAACACTAATGAGGCCTTCTGCACTGTGGTGCAAACTCGGCTGGCAGATCACAAACTTCTGTTCTCTGGTGAAGTGGACTGCCGGGATAAAGATCCCAAcgctccagctcctcctgcctGCTATGTTGAGCTGAAGACCTCTGCAGAGATCTGTACCCCCAAACAGCGCAGCAACCTCCACAG GTTCAAACTGCTGAAGTGGTGGGCACAGTCTTTCCTCCCTGGAGTCCCTCGTGTTGTAGCAGGTTTCCGGGATCATGACGGAGTGGTCGTCTCTGTGGAGACTTTTCACATCTCCAAGATTTCACATCTCATCAAG AATGAATACAACTGCTGGAAACCGACAGTCTGTATGAACTTCTGCTGTGATTTCTTGTCTTTTGTGAAACGTGTTGCTACTGAGGACAATCCTGG TATGGTGTATCTGTTCTCTTGGGAGCCCCACAGAGATGTGACCTACTCAGTTCACAGAGACTCCCAGTATTCCTTCCTGCCACACTGGTATGTGGAGGAGATGACCAGTAGTCAAGACTCACACCGTCAGTCCTGA
- the anks4b gene encoding ankyrin repeat and SAM domain-containing protein 4B, translated as MSRYHKAAIDGYLDLLKEATRKDLNTPDEDGMTPTLLAAFHGHVDALQLICSRGGDPNRSDIWGNTPLHHAAANGHMHILSFLVSFDANLFALDNEFHTAMDVAASRDRMECVRFLDAAASQQTNQNPKKVANLKKEATKEAEKRVKHCEKVKKKHQNKMDKMYRGAGNTGSVSEASIGSAFSSGGTMTSVNEQFSKLIAADKSGSLSTRVKGTLQRKLGKKDKGTLQRSGGDGNVIFLKQENGASEKPEFLGVFSEQDENMLDEDGTAGFEDDYDDDEEQGQVKQSIFNRPGLGGLIFMKPMALESDDMPSGNNESLGFLVQNNLFEAEEDVAGFEGNVDADLPWEQEDLGLDDDEDEDTSPLDAFLSAISLPEFSLAFNREHLDLEALMLCSDEDLKGIRIQLGPRKKILEAVNRRKNALETPGIMKDSCL; from the exons ATGTCTAGGTACCACAAAGCGGCGATTGATGGTTACTTGGACCTCTTAAAGGAGGCCACAAGGAAAGACCTGAACACTCCGGACGAGGATGGCATGACTCCCACATTACTGGCTGCTTTCCATGGACATGTCGATGCTCTTCAGCTCATATGCAGCAGAGG AGGAGACCCCAACAGGAGTGACATCTGGGGGAACACACCGTTGCACCACGCTGCAGCTAATGGCCACATGCACATCCTCAGCTTTCTGGTCAGCTTCGACGCCAACCTTTTCGCACTGGACAACGAATTCCACACGGCTATGGACGTTGCTGCTTCACGTGACCGCATGGAGTGTGTGCGCTTCCTGGATGCTGCCGCCTCACAGCAGACCAACCAGAACCCCAAGAAGGTTGCCAACCTGAAGAAGGAGGCCACCAAAGAGGCGGAGAAACGTGTCAAACACTGTGAGAAGGTGAAGAAGAAACACCAGAACAAGATGGATAAGATGTACCGTGGAGCAGGCAATACTGGGTCTGTGTCAGAGGCCAGCATTGGGTCTGCATTCTCAAGCGGTGGCACCATGACAAGCGTCAATGAGCAGTTCTCCAAGCTTATTGCAGCTGACAAATCTGGCTCCCTTTCGACCAGGGTTAAAGGTACACTCCAGAGGAAGCTTGGGAAGAAAGATAAAGGCACACTGCAGCGATCAGGAGGAGATGGGAACGTTATTTTCCTCAAGCAGGAGAATGGAGCGTCTGAGAAGCCAGAGTTTTTGGGCGTCTTCAGTGAGCAGGATGAGAACATGTTGGATGAGGATGGAACAGCAGGATTCGaagatgattatgatgatgatgaagaacaAGGCCAAGTCAAACAGTCCATCTTCAACCGGCCTGGTCTCGGAGGTCTGATTTTCATGAAACCGATGGCGCTGGAGTCAGACGACATGCCAAGCGGGAACAATGAAAGTCTCGGCTTCCTCGTTCAGAACAACTTGTTCGAGGCAGAGGAAGACGTTGCTGGCTTTGAGGGGAACGTTGACGCTGACTTACCCTGGGAGCAGGAAGATCTGGGAttggatgatgatgaagatgaggacaCGTCTCCTTTGGATGCGTTCTTGTCTGCCATCTCCTTGCCAGAATTTTCCCTTGCATTCAACAGAGAGCACCTGGACCTGGAGGCACTCATGCTTTGCTCTGATGAAGATCTGAAAGGCATTCGCATCCAGCTGGGACCCAGGAAGAAGATCCTGGAGGCCGTCAACCGCAGAAAGAATGCACTGGAGACTCCAGGCATCATGAAGGACAGTTGCCTGTGA
- the slc25a17l gene encoding peroxisomal membrane protein PMP34 — protein MSDHGGSAVGLLSYETLVHAVAGATGSVTAMTVFFPLDTAKSRLQVDENRKSKSTPVILAEIAQEEGLQSLYRGWFPVISSLCCSNFVYFYTFNTLKRMTASGPQKSRLAKDLLIGIISGAVNVILTTPMWVVNTRLKMQGAKFRNEDLQQTQYKGIFDAFSQIIANEGVGTLWNSTLPSLILVLNPAVQFMFYEAMKRKAGKGGRKISSAEIFLIGAIAKAVATTATYPLQTVQAILRFGQYKGDGKGGVMGSLSNIFSLLMDRIRRHGVLGLYKGLEAKLLQTVLTAALMFVVYEKITAATFKVMGLNRKLKQ, from the exons ATGTCCGACCACGGTGGCTCAGCTGTCGGCCTTCTGTCTTACGAGACGCTGGTTCATGCTGTGGCTGGTGCAACG GGCAGTGTGACTGCAATGACAGTCTTCTTTCCTTTGGACACAGCCAAAAGCAGACTGCAGG tGGATGAGAATCGAAAGTCAAAATCCACCCCCGTCATCCTGGCTGAGATAGCACAGGAAGAGGGCCT GCAGTCTTTGTACAGAGGCTGGTTTCCAGTCATCTCAAGCCTCTGCTGCTCCAACTTTGTCTACTTCTACACCTTCAACACGCTGAAGAGGATGACGGCATCTGGCCCACAGAAGTCCAGACTTGCCAAAGACCTGCTCATAGGGATCATATCAG GGGCAGTGAACGTGATCCTGACCACTCCCATGTGGGTGGTCAACACTCGACTGAAGATGCAGGGGGCAAAGTTCAGAAACGAAGACCTCCAGCAGACCCAGTACAAGGGCATATTTG ATGCGTTCTCGCAGATCATAGCCAACGAGGGGGTAGGAACTCTGTGGAACAGCACTCTGCCCTCTCTCATCCTCGTCCTCAACCCGGCCGTACAGTTCATGTTCTATGAGGCCATGAAGAGGAAGGCCGgtaaaggagggaggaag ATATCCTCAGCAGAGATCTTTCTCATTGGAGCCATTGCCAAGGCCGTTGCTACCACAGCAACTTATCCACTGCAGACAGTTCAGGCAATCCTCAGG TTCGGCCAGTACAAAGGTGATGGCAAGGGCGGTGTGATGGGAAGCCTCTCAAACATTTTCTCCCTGCTCATGGATAGAATCAG GAGGCATGGTGTTCTTGGATTGTACAAAGGCCTGGAGGCCAAGCTGCTACAGACGGTGCTGACAGCTGCCCTCATGTTCGTTGTGTATGAGAAGATCACTGCTGCTACCTTCAAAGTCATGGGCCTGAACAGGAAACTAAAGCAGTGA